The following are encoded in a window of Ricinus communis isolate WT05 ecotype wild-type chromosome 4, ASM1957865v1, whole genome shotgun sequence genomic DNA:
- the LOC8277046 gene encoding ubiquitin-conjugating enzyme E2 10, whose translation MASKRILKELKDLQKDPPTSCSAGPVAEDMFHWQATIMGPPDSPYAGGVFLVTIHFPPDYPFKPPKVAFRTKVFHPNINSNGSICLDILKEQWSPALTISKVLLSICSLLTDPNPDDPLVPEIAHMYKTDRNKYETTARSWTQKYAMG comes from the exons ATGGCATCCAAACGGATCTTGAAGGAGCTCAAGGATTTACAGAAGGATCCTCCCACATCGTGCAGCGCTG GTCCCGTTGCTGAAGACATGTTTCATTGGCAAGCAACAATCATGGGACCTCCAGACAGTCCGTATGCAGGAGGTGTTTTTCTAGTTACTATTCATTTTCCTCCAGATTATCCATTTAAGCCTCCGAAG GTGGCTTTTAGAACAAAGGTATTCCATCCAAATATAAATAGCAATGGCAGCATTTGCCTCGATATCTTGAAGGAGCAATGGAGCCCTGCTCTAACCATATCCAAG GTGTTACTTTCAATCTGTTCTTTGTTGACGGATCCAAACCCTGATGATCCATTGGTGCCAGAGATTGCTCACATGTACAAGACAGACAGGAATAAGTATGAAACAACTGCAAGAAGCTGGACCCAGAAGTATGCCATGGGCTAA